Proteins co-encoded in one Sander vitreus isolate 19-12246 chromosome 9, sanVit1, whole genome shotgun sequence genomic window:
- the cep350 gene encoding centrosome-associated protein 350 isoform X1: MREMRSSRRTEVSGQQLTDHNIGTELTTAWKSLSQSKAALRHIENRLEAAPGTGVLLDSVMDLPKKKSSRTIRCRDGQQADDSRGSSKRRGRSPQSPEKSSSRSPLRNATQDSNVRRNNSVEFREPLVSYREATPPPHPSSQLEAYSLQSVPGSSYQSSPPPSDPLLSQLVYQRDTRDKQADRDLDSTHSSALENTEVRYLNDQPALDTLRTIGNQSHLTGVRVHAWERAEEKSTLKAQLGMDSQKSSPSLAPAPGSIRQGESTPSTSPGSASQRLENLRRHQPDDKLEKLKERIRRQRQHLEEAAEKEKLLGYLEQPIMAAVGSNNAGTSNMPTAIIRKVAAAPPAPIYKGFNSTETKIRTPDGRVWKEEEFHNLSKEIYSDLSRQFAETTRSRHQHQREQRADRSKERRPPKPVRKVHRAAPSSDLNAKPVISPASWREGQKLVKMVLGPVPKLPREKDIPQPADRLSRTASRHRSSSDPRSESNPQPRPNSAERPRSGFKSKKHSTTASPRSSTDRDRAPVGVSTDLLSADIKGILDDLQLECKAVESEERARQRSRGGSSARRGRGGSGSRKRTPVSVWGTTVTTDSSSRGCRSVSPTAHRPETTDSGHKKRHYDADTVRQYISRQQEERKRRQAEEKRALKEEAERRNQRLQELYRKQREVAKTVALSSEVPVAPVQKRLQETYNKLLLEEAQLGEEATQMLPAAPSSQMRPMYQPSGESDKENKRLEAPQSPSSSDRSLNDQPSPPLSRNDLYIGVTSLLQPDRLSPAVPPMTGPSSSGLAPFGDHLLSRLLRLETAVAASDVKHTKQPATASYNRPQSKMSRIEALKATAASLSNRIESEARKLAGEGINYGTETSMDVDTIRPSQANLNDGCWAETAATENDDVALRIQRILTSTGHSSYNGTALPGVGNLHALRGHKENKGTHTNLTYPQTTSVAVTGPILNSYTHERRRLVNGLEKDKNRTEIHDSSAGSISEGPLLSEGSFSEDDPSPPHPSNNRVPVLADRLEAMDYCAGQRSDYQRLSEFQREAARCTALSPPFAQHDGSKAAWEELNKGSPLSVINIFTKNLHGHVTVSERNSPSAHSIHSGNDPVDAAVYEDDFVSSHSSRASGQLRRSSNSRSVNSHFEELMRRSPYDKSTGGINSHHSSFQSSSHSPHLSPGSTSGSSPFSKRSTRKRGTASDQSDATLVEEQRSSCSPPSEALSSDSRKRGSDKSSVHSQTKSVYSNDTIGETSGLSHQSLGLDSKKSPAARPKLSSPSGSPYPGSPPGANCPSEPGRSGSLEANYLNTGTTARSGRAEPKTTGELQYSPAVLQQRMAAELQYLESIEESVRQLGDVERVMGVSMAQQESVTLAQMLKARQQCHERDLYELKIKAEREALETQLQLEENRQRVARAHIELQENLAANQKETLEGLQEATTKMMSQQAEAARYTADTARHIKEMTELARSQIAGALVVPPAVSDSSILDKREEQQSSYSKQIQEKDDSDSFPSEVSSRRTRPEEPLSSLNSLSHSDSLSFRRPNLSGADSSSHHSPSRASTDPRERTKKEAVEGKLRKGGAKERTEREAGSSSIEEEVLTAANDSLCSDSIPSVVDEKGDSTSVATEYSLKFDESMTEDEIEERSFRSLLPSEAHRRGTMEKKSRHHEESEDDGADHDTTLVSGAHNILKSQDGNMAFSSGQDSFSQFTMDMVRQYMKDEEVRLQHQSSLLHLRQKAVKEKTRTELAWLEHQKKRLRDKGEDDKMPPIRKKQRGLLMKLQQEQAEIKRLQEANKAARKERQLLLKQQEEIERIRNSTFRLKERLKCSGGEAPPETPVSETPVSEAASSNMRHAEDIRSPSPSLSVSGSETSSIMQKLKKMRSHMDEKHCSPVHYFFSVFTAHHWASLSVCLPNLHPKFQLFIYNQLVRFLTKREQQLMQRRHHAEELLQWKQRLDQEEAEVRRMEKEALSVWDRQTPQGMAEGQEKEIPDISPSPSHHRSSEPRTDSEKDYVSEGDCSSATPESSIHTEGLGSQQPGSPSSLQPASVPETPLASVQSSPANYTQDFTSASRSPSKQSLQSPLKGSHSSAASPSDGSSKTKMQLCSSSRTANHAHTQPAESPMPMQTEPISDQSDIESRIKALKEELRKRKFMAYQLKKEQKKRNKERLKAQEASLLKQLESYNNFIEKTKAELNKEPDSTPDTQSQLKDSTSIAEQSSIKPPAHRSETSKISESERTRNDASLDRHTLPQPDLSRSTSVPEELSDEDDAPTVTTSPVYDSPECPPSGPRSPLATGGLLRPSSEEAQAQIVESGDENIVSYQRSDIQEELEVEVSSTFEDQHSERLLKLEKEDSLDSQEKLSASKHVSSSMSEEHRYSPSVSLEQDTEIKKRETSEAEEAEKSNIISSSKSHSAAMDLKTSPPLSYSSASSEHSCSPDLVAFSSKKGAAIKDVEVSSPIADGYHEDFESSADSSPREVRHSSKPASQISVAPTEIKGLRKDSPSRATPYDSQDEELDEEISEELSHQSGTSGASCQSGRLLDLHNHTEDSKHDSNDIVHSSRSPPISPLHTPLSPVIDEMPSFSIGDRVLVGSVQPGTLRFKGPTSFANGFWAGVELDKSEGSNNGTYDGVVYFKCDESHGIFAPPDKITHLPDKFEIYTDTTEDEDSFCDGMSDKDGEKRKTDEHKSQKQGNLKSENDQTSNKVYESGDKKVTEESVHNIGSHLTLQHYKESKHPICNGNTRDIMLDFEDAPTTLLISDMDKIDQGKQSLKEITAIVEREEVDSHQLSPADLSTDIRDDKGEQKNRDLLDTFADKLLNNFVKDTLTQFAEIKKAKEQKIEAANQMNVYLFSENVEQEEWFSSVQQKDGLPFFLPAEKEELSSPELCNRPESPVLGASGQEELAKRLAELELSRELLDELAEDQDWFDEDFGLSSRREQQRLKQREEEEEVRLGRSGLSAGPALGGLASSGGEQQVKTPPRPELPLPLPPKLPEQPAMVVPHSATEVEKMVHAATKEIWENCCLGKEGALILAQLPNPKPSQEYLGIEAMRQDQEALCVRSYRKAVYDLTWEMLQEIYAEDPSADQPQWVKPRRVKSSFFHRVKTPGDLTKIQEFISAEVLKLYGLTKDHSQKTDWQKMLKFGKKKRDRVDHILVQELHEEEAQWVNYDEDELFVKMQLADSIFDALLKDTANVLTLIYDKRAKRESTLS; encoded by the exons AtgagagagatgaggagcagcaggaggacTGAGGTGTCTGGTCAGCAGCTTACCGATCACAATATtggtacag AGCTGACAACTGCATGGAAAAGTTTGTCTCAGTCCAAAGCTGCT TTGCGGCATATAGAAAACCGCCTAGAGGCAGCTCCAGGGACAGGGGTTCTCCTGGACTCTGTCATGGACCTCCCCAAGAAGAAATCCTCCAGGACGATCCGCTGCAGGG ATGGACAACAAGCTGATGACAGTAGAGGGTCTTCAAAGCGCAGGGGGCGAAGTCCGCAGAGTCCAGAAAAGAGCAGCTCACGCAGCCCACTGAGAAATGCCACCCAGGACAGCAATGTCCGCAGGAACAACAGCGTGGAGTTCAGGGAACCGCTCGTGTCCTACAG AGAGGCCACCCCTCCACCACATCCCTCCTCTCAGCTGGAGGCCTACAGTCTGCAGTCAGTGCCAGGGTCTTCGTACCAATCCTCTCCGCCTCCCTCAGATCCTCTGCTCAGCCAGCTGGTCTACCAGAGAGACACCAGGGACAAACAGGCGGACAGGGACCTGGACAGCACACACTCCTCAGCTCTGGAGAACACCGAGGTACGCTACCTCAATGACCAGCCAGCCCTGGACACCCTGAGGACTATTGGAAACCAGTCACATCTCACAGGTGTAAGAGTTCATGCATGGGAGAGGGCTGAGGAGAAAAGCACTCTAAAAGCACAACTTGGCATGGATAGCCAAAAGTCAAGCCCATCTTTAGCTCCAGCTCCAGGCTCCATACGCCAAGGGGAGAGCACTCCCTCCACCAGCCCTGGCTCAGCTTCCCAACGGTTGGAGAACCTAAGGCGACATCAGCCTGATGATAAGCTGGAGAAGCTCAAAGAGCGTATTCGAAGGCAGAGACAACATCTGGAGGAGgctgcagagaaagagaagctgCTGGGTTATCTGGAACAGCCCATTATGGCAGCTGTGGGGAGTAACAATGCTGGTACTAGCAACATGCCCACAGCCATAATACGGAAAGTAGCAGCTGCACCGCCTGCACCTATATACAAAG GTTTCAACAGTACTGAGACAAAGATCCGGACTCCCGATGGGAGAGTTTGGAAGGAAGAAGAGTTTCATAACCTCAGCAAAGAAATATACAGTGACCTGTCACGACAGTTTGCTG AGACCACCAGATCTAGACATCAGCATCAAAGGGAACAGAGAGCAGACAGGTCGAAAGAGAGGAGGCCTCCCAAACCAGTCAGGAAGGTCCACAGAGCTGCCCCTTCCTCTGACCTAAATGCAAAACCAG TGATTAGCCCTGCATCATGGCGGGAGGGCCAGAAGCTGGTAAAGATGGTACTGGGTCCAGTTCCCAAGCTGCCCAGGGAGAAGGACATACCCCAGCCAGCTGACAGACTAAGCAGAACAG CTTCTCGTCACCGTTCCAGTTCAGACCCACGCTCAGAATCAAACCCACAGCCTCGCCCTAACAGCGCAGAAAGACCTCGTAGTGGATTTAAATCCAAAAAGCACTCCACAACCGCATCTCCCCGCTCATCTACAGATCGGGACCGGGCTCCAGTGGGTGTAAGCACAGACCTGTTGTCAGCAGACATCAAGGGGATACTTGATGATCTTCAGCTGGAGTGCAAAGCAGTGGAGAGCGAGGAGAGGGCCCGGCAAAGGTCCCGGGGTGGGAGCAGTGctaggagagggagagggggatcAGGGTCACGAAAAAGAACTCCAGTCTCTGTTTGGGGAACCACTGTGACAACGGATAGCTCCTCAAGAGGCTGCCGCAGCGTCAGCCCCACCGCACACCGACCAGAAACTACTGACTCTGGGCACAAGAAGCGACACTATGATGCAGACACTGTTCGCCAGTACATTTCCAGGCaacaagaggagagaaagaggcgtCAAGCAGAAGAGAAGAGGGCACTTAAGGAGGAGGCAGAAAGGAGAAACCAGAGATTGCAGGAGCTCTACAGGAAGCAAAGAGAAGTAGCTAAAACCGTGGCCCTTTCCAGCGAGGTGCCTGTGGCCCCAGTACAAAAGCGACTACAGGAAACCTACAACAAACTGCTGCTAGAGGAAGCCCAGCTGGGCGAGGAGGCCACACAGATGCTACCTGCTGCACCTTCTAGTCAAATG AGACCGATGTACCAGCCCTCGGGAGAGTCAGACAAAGAGAACAAAAGACTAGAGGCACCTCAGAGCCCTTCGAGCAGTGATAGGTCTTTGAATGATCAGCCATCTCCTCCATTATCCAg GAATGATCTGTATATTGGAGTTACTTCTTTGCTTCAGCCTGACCGTCTGAGCCCAGCTGTTCCACCTATGACTGgtcccagcagcagtgggctAGCCCCTTTTGGTGACCATCTACTCTCTCGGCTTCTTAGGCTGGAGACTGCGGTTGCAGCTAGTGATGTCAAGCACACCAAGCAGCCAGCCACCGCATCTTACAACCGGCCGCAGTCCAAGATGTCCCGCATTGAGGCCCTCAAGGCCACAGCCGCATCCCTCTCCAACCGTATAGAGAGTGAGGCACGAAAGCTTGCTGGGGAGGGGATCAACTATGGTACAGAAACTTCAATGGACGTAGATACAATTAGGCCCTCACAAGCTAATCTTAATGATGGATGCTGGGCAGAAACGGCTGCCACAGAAAATGATGATGTAGCGTTGAGGATCCAGAGAATTTTGACTAGCACAGGTCATAGTTCATACAATGGCACAGCTCTTCCAGGAGTAGGCAATCTGCACGCCCTCAGGggacacaaagaaaacaaggGTACACACACCAATTTGACCTATCCACAAACAACTTCTGTTGCTGTAACGGGGCCCATTCTCAACAGTTATACACATGAAAGGAGGAGGCTAGTCAATGGTTTGGAAAAGGATAAGAATCGGACAGAAATCCATGACTCAAGTGCCGGTTCCATCAGTGAGGGTCCTCTTCTGAGTGAAGGGAGTTTTTCTGAGGATGATCCAAGCCCTCCTCACCCTTCCAACAATCGTGTGCCTGTATTGGCAGATCGCCTGGAGGCAATGGACTACTGCGCAGGTCAAAGAAGCGATTACCAGCGGTTGTCGGAGTTCCAGAGAGAGGCAGCAAGGTGCACAGCCCTCAGCCCACCCTTTGCACAGCATGATGGCAGCAAAGCAGCGTGGGAGGAGCTGAACAAAGGAAGCCCTTTAAGCGTTATCAACATTTTTACTAAGAATCTTCATGGCCATGTTACAG TGAGTGAGAGGAACTCTCCCTCTGCCCATTCTATACACTCTGGGAATGACCCCGTAGACGCAGCCGTCTATGAAGATGACTTTGTGTCATCACATAGCAGCAGAGCCAGTGGCCAATTAAGGAGAAGCTCCAATTCACgcag TGTGAACAGTCATTTTGAGGAGCTGATGAGGAGGTCTCCTTATGACAAAAGTACAGGAGGCATCAATTCTCACCATTCATCCTTTCAGTCGTCTAGTCACTCACCGCATCTTTCCCCTGGTTCAACATCTGGCTCCTCACCCTTCTCCAAGCGCTCCACCAGAAAAAGAG GCACAGCATCAGACCAGAGTGATGCCACCCTGGTAGAAGAGCAAAGGAGCTCCTGCTCACCTCCCTCAGAGGCATTATCCTCTGACTCCAGGAAGAGGGGCTCAGACAAAAGCTCCGTCCACAGCCAGACGAAGAGCGTCTACTCTAATGACACTATAGGGGAAACGTCAGGGCTTTCTCACCAAAG TTTGGGACTTGACAGTAAGAAGTCTCCAGCAGCCAGGCCCAAACTGTCTTCTCCGTCTGGCTCTCCATACCCTGGATCTCCTCCAGGAGCCAACTGTCCCAGTGAGCCTGGGAGAAGTGGCTCTCTGGAGGCAAATTATCTAAACACAGGCACCACAGCTCGCAGTGGTAGAGCAGAGCCCAAGACCACCG GTGAACTACAATATTCACCTGCTGTCTTGCAGCAGCGTATGGCAGCAGAGCTCCAGTACCTGGAGTCCATTGAGGAGTCAGTCCGACAGCTGGGCGACGTGGAGAGGGTGATGGGTGTGTCCATGGCTCAGCAGGAGAGCGTGACATTGGCTCAGATGCTCAAG GCCAGGCAGCAGTGCCATGAGCGTGATCTCTACGAGCTGAAGATCAAGGCTGAAAGGGAAGCCCTGGAGACACAGCTACAGCTGGAGGAAAACAGGCAGAGAGTGGCCAGG GCTCATATAGAACTGCAGGAAAACTTGGCTGCAAATCAAAAAGAGACCTTGGAGGGCCTCCAGGAGGCAACTACGAAGATGATGAGTCAACAGGCTGAGGCAGCACGGTACACAGCCGACACTGCCCGACACATCAAAGAG ATGACAGAATTGGCACGTTCCCAGATAGCAGGAGCTTTGGTTGTCCCCCCTGCTGTTTCTGATTCCTCCATTTTGGACAAGCGGGAAGAACAGCAGAGCTCCTATTCAAAACAGATACAGGAAAAAGATGACTCTGACAG CTTCCCTAGTGAGGTGTCAAGCAGAAGGACCAGGCCAGAGGAACCGCTGTCTTCGCTGAACAGCCTCAGCCACTCGGACTCTCTATCCTTCAGAAGACCCAACCTCAG TGGAGCAGACTCTAGCAGCCACCATAGCCCGTCGCGTGCCTCGACAGACCCCAGAGAACggacaaaaaaagaagcagtaGAGGGGAAATTGAGGAAGGGGGGAGCTAAAGAGAGGACGGAGAGGGAAGCAGGCAGCAGCTCCATAGAGGAGGAAGTTCTTACAGCAGCAAATGATTCCCTCTGCAGTGACAGCATCCCCTCTGTAGTGGATGAGAAAG GAGACAGTACGTCAGTGGCAACGGAGTATTCTCTCAAGTTTGATGAGTCCATGACAGAGGATGAGATAGAAGAGCGCTCCTTCCGCTCTCTGCTGCCGTCTGAGGCTCACCGCCGTGGAACTATGGAGAAGAAGTCCCGCCACCATGAGGAATCGGAGGATGATGGAGCCGATCACGACACAACATTGGTTTCAGGGGCACACAATATCTTAAAG TCTCAGGATGGAAACATGGCCTTTTCTAGCGGACAGGATAGCTTTTCCCAGTTCACGATGGACATGGTGCGTCAGTACATGAAGGACGAGGAGGTAAGACTGCAGCACCAGAGCTCTCTGCTGCATCTTCGCCAGAAAGCTGTCAAAGAGAAGACCAGAACTGAGCTAGCCTGGCTAGAGCACCAGAAAAAGAGGCTGAGGGACAAGGGAGAGGATGACAAAATGCCACCCATCAGGAAGAAGCAGAGGGGCCTTCTGATGAAACTACAGCAGGAACAG GCTGAGATCAAGCGACTTCAGGAGGCCAACAAAGCAGCCAGGAAGGAAAGGCAGCTGTTGCTGAAGCAGCAGGAGGAGATTGAGCGGATAAGAAACTCTACATTCAGACTTAAGGAGCGTCTCAAGTGTTCTGGGGGTGAAGCGCCACCT GAGACCCCTGTGTCAGAAACCCCTGTGTCCGAGGCAGCATCTTCCAACATGAGACATGCTGAAGATATCCGCAGcccctctccctcgctctccgTCTCTGGAAGTGAGACCAGCAGCATCATGCAGAAGCTCAAGAAGATGCGCTCTCACATGGATGAGAA ACACTGTTCTCCTGTCCACTACTTCTTCTCTGTGTTCACGGCCCACCACTGGGCCTCCCTCAGTGTCTGTCTTCCCAACCTTCACCCTAAATTCCAGCTCTTTATCTACAACCAGTTGGTCAG GTTTCTGACAAAGCGGGAGCAGCAGCTTATGCAAAGGCGTCACCATGCCGAGGAGCTGCTGCAGTGGAAACAGCGTCTGgaccaggaggaggcagaggtcCGTAGGATGGAAAAGGAGGCCCTGTCTGTTTGGGACAGACAAACACCTCAGGGCATGGCAGAGGGTCAGGAAAAGGAGATCCCCGACATTAGCCCCAGCCCCAGTCACCATCGAAGCTCAGAGCCCAGAACTGACAGTGAGAAAG ACTATGTGAGTGAAGGCGACTGTTCCTCAGCGACACCTGAGTCCAGTATACACACAGAGGGACTGGGGTCCCAGCAACCCGGAAGCCCATCTTCACTACAGCCTGCGTCAGTCCCTGAAACACCTTTGGCCTCTGTGCAGAGCAGCCCTGCAAATTACACCCAGGACTTCACTTCAGCTTCCCGGTCACCTAGTAAACAA TCTCTCCAGTCTCCACTTAAAGGCAGCCACAGTTCTGCTGCCTCTCCTTCAGATGGAAGCAGCAAAACCAAGATGCAGCTTTGCTCCTCTTCCCGGACCGCCAACCATGCCCACACTCAGCCAGCTGAATCCCCCATGCCCATGCAGACTG AACCCATTTCAGACCAGAGTGACATAGAGAGCCGTATCAAGGCCCTGAAAGAAGAACTCAGAAAACGAAAGTTTATGGCCTACCAGCTGAAGAAAGAGCAGAAGAAGAGGAACAAGGAGCGCCTGAAGGCACAGGAGGCCAGCCTACTGAAGCAACTGGAG AGCTATAACAACTTCATCGAGAAAACTAAGGCAGAACTGAACAAGGAGCCAGACTCAACACCTGATACGCAGTCCCAGCTCAAAGATTCCACCTCAATCGCAGAGcagtccagtattaaaccaccTGCTCACAG GTCAGAAACCAGCAAAATCTCTGAATCTGAAAGGACCCGAAATGATGCTTCATTAGATCGCC ATACCCTTCCTCAACCTGATCTTAGTAGATCCACCTCAGTGCCTGAAGAATTGTCTGATGAAGACGATGCACCAACAGTCACCACATCCCCAGTATATGACAGCCCAGAGTGTCCGCCCTCGGGGCCGAGGAGCCCCCTGGCCACAGGGGGTCTTTTAAGACCTTCCTCTGAGGAAGCCCAGGCACAGATAGTTGAGTCTGGGGATGAGAACATTGTGTCTTATCAAAGATCTGACATTCAGGAAGAGCTGGAGGTGGAAGTAAGCTCCACATTTGAGGATCAACATTCTGAACGTCTTCtcaaactagaaaaagaagacaGCCTCGACTCCCAAGAGAAGCTGTCTGCATCTAAACATGTTTCTTCTTCCATGAGTGAAGAACATCGATATTCACCATCTGTTAGCCTAGAACAAgatacagaaataaagaaaagggaaacATCTGAAGCTGAGGAAGCTGAAAAGTCTAATATTATTTCCTCTAGTAAGTCACATTCAGCTGCAATGGACCTCAAAACGTCACCTCCTTTAAGCTATAGCTCTGCATCCAGTGAGCATTCCTGCTCTCCTGACTTGGTGGCCTTCTCTTCAAAGAAGGGGGCGGCAATAAAGGATGTCGAGGTCTCTTCTCCCATAGCAGATGGTTATCATGAGGACTTTGAGTCTTCAGCAGATTCTTCCCCCAGGGAGGTGCGTCATAGTTCCAAGCCTGCCTCTCAAATCTCAGTTGCCCCTACCGAGATCAAGGGTTTGAGAAAGGACTCCCCTAGCAGAGCCACACCGTATGACAGCCAGGATGAAGAGTTAGATGAGGAAATATCTGAAGAACTGAGTCACCAATCAGGGACTAGTGGAGCTAGCTGCCAATCTGGGAGACTGCTTGATCTTCATAACCACACAGAAGACTCCAAACATGACAGCAACGATATTGTTCATTCCAGCCGCTCACCACCCATCTCTCCTTTGcatacccctctctctcctgttaTAGATGAAATGCCAAGTTTTAGCATCGGAGATCGGGTTCTCGTTGGTAGTGTTCAGCCTGGCACTCTGAGATTTAAAGGTCCAACAAGCTTTGCTAATGGTTTCTGGGCTGGTGTGGAGTTGGATAAGTCTGAGGGGAGCAACAACGGCACTTATGATGGGGTAGTATACTTCAAGTGTGATGAGAGCCACGGTATCTTTGCTCCTCCAGACAAGATCACACACCTGCCAGACAAGTTTGAGATCTACACAGACACCACGGAGGATGAGGACTCATTCTGTGATGGTATGTCAGATAAAGATGGGGAAAAACGTAAAACAGATGAGCACAAATCCCAAAAGCAAGGAAATCTGAAGAGTGAAAATGATCAAACCTCTAATAAGGTCTATGAGTCTGGAGATAAAAAGGTAACAGAAGAGTCTGTTCACAATATTGGATCCCACCTCACTTTACAGCATTACAAAGAATCTAAGCATCCCATTTGTAATGGCAACACTAGGGACATAATGTTGGATTTCGAAGATGCACCAACCACCCTCCTCATCTCCGACATGGACAAGATTGACCAGGGGAAGCAGAGTCTGAAGGAGATTACTGCCATTGTTGAGAGAGAAGAGGTAGACTCACACCAGTTAAGTCCTGCTGATCTTTCCACTGATATCAGGGATGATAAGGGAGAACAGAAGAACAGAGACTTACTGGACACATTTGCAGACAAGCTCCTCAACAACTTTGTAAAAGACACTTTGACACAGTTTGCTGAAATTAAAAAGGCTAAAGAGCAGAAGATAGAAGCAGCCAACCAGATGAATGTATACCTGTTTAGTGAAAATGTTGAACAAGAAGAATGGTTCTCTTCAgtgcaacaaaaagatggtCTACCCTTCTTTCTACCTGCGGAAAAAGAGGAGCTGTCTTCTCCAGAGCTGTGTAACCGACCG GAGAGTCCGGTGTTGGGGGCCAGCGGTCAGGAGGAGCTCGCCAAACGACTAGCCGAGCTGGAACTTAGCCGTGAACTGCTAGATGAGCTGGCTGAAGATCAGGACTGGTTCGATGAGGACTTTGGCCTTAGCTCCCGTAGAGAACAGCAGAGACtcaaacagagagaggaagaggaggaggtgaggctGGGGAGGTCTGGCTTATCAGCTGGACCAGCCCTGGGGGGGCTGGCCTCATCAGGTGGGGAACAGCAGGTTAAGACTCCACCTAGACCGGAGCTACCTCTCCCCCTGCCTCCAAAACTACCCGAGCAGCCTGCCATGGTGGTGCCCCACTCAGCCACAGAGGTTGAGAAGATGGTCCATGCTGCCACTAAGGAGATCTGGGAGAACTGTTGTCTGGGGAAGGAGGGAGCACTGATCCTTGCACAACTGCCAAATCCCAAACCTTCACAAGAGTATCTGGGTATAGAGGCCATGAGGCAGGACCAGGAGGCCCTCTGCGTCCGCAGCTACCGAAAG GCTGTGTACGACCTGACGTGGGAGATGCTTCAGGAGATCTATGCTGAGGACCCTAGCGCAGATCAGCCTCAGTGGGTCAAACCACGTCGAGTCAAGTCCTCCTTTTTCCACAGAGTCAAGACACCAGGAGACCTCACCAAAATCCAG GAATTCATCTCAGCAGAAGTACTGAAACTGTACGGTCTGACAAAAGATCATAGCCAGAAGACTGACTGGCAGAAGATGCTCAAATTTGGAAAAAAGAAGCGAGACAGAGTCGATCACATTCTG GTTCAGGAACTCCATGAGGAGGAAGCCCAGTGGGTCAACTATGATGAGGACGAGCTGTTTGTCAAGATGCAGCTGGCAGACAGCATCTTTGATGCTTTGCTGAAGGACACTGCAAATGTGCTGACACTAATTTATGATAAGAGGGCCAAAAGAGAAAGCACCCTCTCCTGA